One genomic region from Pseudoduganella lutea encodes:
- a CDS encoding ferritin family protein: protein MTQEHVIENRESLDAQVLDMHRALTSLIDRLGALDMYNQRCAACTDPELKLVLASQRDSTRRHVAMLLEWARRRDPKLDKELRDALFKAGPIAAQYRYDENM from the coding sequence ATGACGCAGGAACATGTCATAGAAAACCGCGAGAGCCTGGATGCCCAGGTGCTCGACATGCACCGCGCGCTGACCTCGCTGATCGACCGGCTTGGCGCGCTGGACATGTATAACCAGCGCTGCGCCGCCTGCACCGATCCGGAGTTGAAACTGGTGCTGGCAAGCCAGCGCGACAGCACGCGCAGGCACGTGGCGATGCTGCTTGAGTGGGCGCGGCGGCGCGATCCAAAGCTTGACAAGGAGTTGCGCGACGCGCTGTTCAAGGCTGGCCCGATCGCCGCCCAATACCGTTACGATGAGAACATGTAA
- a CDS encoding alpha/beta hydrolase family protein produces the protein MHRLIPLLLALPSLPAIAQAPASPIPVLSFARQEQFSQPRLSPDGKHLAVTVRMPIGKRDVPTMTFYSLPDLAIESVVRLPAFQVPLDYYWVSNTRLVVRKGHEQGSREVPTSYGEVLAMDYDGKKQEYLYGYDRFLNSGRTSGYQDDHGFAYVSDIPAERVGRVFLSAYLWGADVSELLDVDSLKGRRRTVARVPHPRFNFLVQNDGQPRFATGSDDNAHFTLLRREGDSARWTRVPQAKTGTLLQPFAFSADDREFMAWHAERGGPQVLVRENLSTGARHVVASHAEGSVGSAMFGTSRYLPIAAFTSVGKPEVRYLEPDSHPDVILHKQLAAQFPGDVVRFLDVTRDGDKLLFVVRSDRDPGTYYLFDRKSGRADMLFAAMEALEPDQMAERTPVSFKARDGLQLHGYLTMPRNRTSGKVPLVLIPHGGPHGPYDTWYFDTDAQFLASRGYAVLQVNFRGSGGRGETFREAGYRQWHGKIMDDLVDGVRWAVANAGIDGDRMCVFGASFGGYAALTLASRDPELFKCAIGYAGVYDLKLFLEEEEMKRSKTARSYNKLYVGDDVAELDRISPALHAGTIKAPVLLIHGGKDTIAPKEHAFRMREALTKAGRPPEWYYVDYEWHGFYDSENQAEVYRKLETFLAKHIGK, from the coding sequence ATGCACCGCTTGATCCCTCTCCTGCTCGCCCTGCCTTCCCTGCCCGCGATCGCGCAAGCACCGGCGTCCCCGATTCCCGTTCTCTCGTTTGCCAGGCAAGAACAGTTTTCCCAGCCGCGCCTGTCGCCCGACGGCAAGCACCTGGCCGTCACCGTGCGCATGCCGATCGGCAAGCGCGACGTGCCGACGATGACGTTCTACAGCCTGCCCGACTTGGCGATCGAAAGCGTCGTCCGCCTGCCGGCGTTCCAGGTGCCGCTCGATTACTACTGGGTCAGCAACACGCGGCTGGTCGTGCGCAAGGGCCACGAACAGGGCTCGCGCGAAGTACCGACCTCGTATGGCGAGGTGCTGGCCATGGATTACGACGGCAAGAAGCAGGAATACCTGTACGGCTACGACCGGTTCCTGAACTCGGGGCGCACCAGTGGCTACCAGGACGACCATGGCTTCGCCTACGTCTCGGACATCCCGGCCGAACGCGTTGGCCGCGTCTTTCTGTCCGCCTACCTGTGGGGCGCCGATGTGAGCGAACTGCTCGATGTCGACTCGCTCAAGGGCAGGCGCCGCACGGTAGCACGCGTGCCGCATCCACGCTTCAATTTCCTGGTGCAGAACGATGGCCAGCCCCGCTTCGCCACCGGCAGCGACGACAACGCGCATTTCACACTGCTGCGCCGCGAAGGCGACAGTGCCAGGTGGACCCGGGTTCCGCAGGCAAAAACCGGCACGCTGCTCCAACCCTTCGCGTTCTCGGCGGACGACCGCGAATTCATGGCGTGGCACGCCGAGCGCGGCGGTCCCCAGGTGCTGGTGCGGGAAAACCTTTCGACGGGCGCGCGGCACGTGGTGGCCTCGCATGCGGAAGGCTCTGTCGGCAGTGCCATGTTCGGCACCAGCCGTTACCTGCCGATCGCCGCTTTCACGTCCGTCGGCAAGCCGGAAGTGCGTTACCTGGAACCGGACAGCCATCCGGACGTGATCCTGCACAAGCAGCTTGCCGCGCAATTCCCGGGCGACGTCGTACGCTTCCTCGACGTTACCCGGGATGGCGACAAGCTGCTGTTCGTCGTCCGGAGCGACCGCGATCCCGGCACCTACTACCTGTTCGACCGCAAGAGCGGACGCGCCGACATGCTGTTCGCCGCCATGGAGGCGCTCGAGCCGGACCAGATGGCGGAACGCACGCCTGTCTCGTTCAAGGCGCGTGACGGCCTGCAACTGCATGGATACCTGACCATGCCGCGCAACCGGACAAGCGGCAAGGTGCCGCTGGTGCTGATTCCGCACGGCGGCCCGCACGGTCCATACGATACCTGGTACTTCGACACCGACGCTCAATTCCTGGCCAGCCGCGGCTACGCGGTGCTGCAGGTGAACTTCCGTGGCTCGGGCGGCCGCGGCGAGACGTTCCGCGAGGCCGGCTATCGCCAGTGGCATGGCAAGATCATGGACGACCTGGTGGATGGCGTACGCTGGGCAGTCGCCAATGCCGGCATCGATGGCGACCGGATGTGCGTGTTCGGCGCCAGCTTCGGTGGCTACGCGGCGCTGACGCTGGCATCGCGCGACCCTGAGCTGTTCAAGTGCGCCATCGGCTACGCCGGCGTGTATGACCTGAAGCTGTTCCTGGAGGAGGAAGAAATGAAACGGTCCAAGACCGCCAGGAGCTACAACAAGCTGTATGTGGGCGACGATGTCGCGGAACTGGACCGCATCTCCCCCGCGCTGCATGCGGGCACCATCAAGGCACCGGTCTTGCTGATTCACGGTGGCAAGGACACGATCGCACCCAAGGAGCACGCGTTCCGCATGCGCGAGGCATTGACGAAGGCCGGCCGACCACCCGAGTGGTATTACGTGGACTATGAATGGCACGGGTTCTACGACAGCGAAAACCAGGCCGAGGTGTACCGCAAGCTGGAAACCTTCCTGGCGAAACACATCGGCAAGTAG
- a CDS encoding GFA family protein: MHLGGCFCGAVRYLVTAETCNSTLCHCTMCRRASGAPCVAWFTVARTGLHFSSGSPAWYHSSPGVRRGFCAACGTQLTFEDDACPGELDVTTASLDDPERVPPGDHIYMQSHLRWLQLADSLPRYVRTRAEGARQVP, from the coding sequence ATGCACCTGGGAGGCTGTTTCTGCGGTGCCGTGCGCTACCTGGTCACGGCCGAAACGTGCAACAGCACGCTGTGCCATTGCACGATGTGCCGCCGCGCCAGCGGCGCGCCCTGCGTGGCGTGGTTTACGGTGGCACGGACCGGCCTGCATTTTTCTTCCGGCAGCCCGGCCTGGTACCATTCCAGCCCCGGCGTGCGCCGCGGCTTCTGCGCGGCCTGCGGCACGCAGTTGACGTTCGAGGATGACGCCTGCCCGGGCGAACTCGATGTCACCACGGCCAGCCTGGACGACCCCGAACGGGTGCCCCCCGGCGACCATATCTACATGCAAAGCCACCTGCGCTGGCTGCAGCTGGCCGACAGCCTGCCGCGCTACGTGCGCACGCGCGCCGAAGGCGCGCGCCAGGTGCCCTAG
- a CDS encoding S46 family peptidase has product MFKKLVLPATLLAAFGTAHGDEGQWQPHQLPQLKSELKRIGIQIPAERIADLTKHPMSAIVSLGGCSASFVSPDGLVVTNHHCAYGSIQRNATAEKNYIVDGFLAKTRAEELPGGPNALVYVTEKVENVSDRVLKGLDNVGGKARHEAIQGRIKALIAECETDKSYRCSVPAFHRGLEYYRIRQMMIRDVRLVYAPADMVGNYGGDIDNYEWPRHTGDYSFLRAYVGKDGRPADPSPDNVPYKSKDFLVVSAEGLKAGDPILLAGYPGRTSRYKLPAEIRFARNVSYPAMVAEYQADLDTIAAATKNSKNDEVRYASVAKSINNRMKKTQGLLDGFARKDIAAIKDVQDADFRGWYQKYSSTLQPNLSQAMLAELDAAIAADMALEQQTFAWNLATNSDLFKGARTLYRLALERRKPDAQRESGYQDRDLAMIQARLARLEQSYVGSVDQARFTAGLQRYAKLPAAFHPQGLDALLPAVGDVPALYQKSTLGDTKTRLALIDADAAALEKSDDPFMQLAVKMHAFALALEERTKESEGNLEKVIPQYMSAVIAWKKSQGKPVYPDANSTLRVTYGTVDAYSPKDGITKGPFTTVEGIVEKHTGKDPFNAPKALLDAVKAKRYGQFRDPVLGTVPVNFLSSADTTGGNSGSAIVNKRGELVGLNFDSTYESITKDWYFDTAITRAIHLDVRYMLWVMKEVDGADNLLKEMTIRYPKK; this is encoded by the coding sequence TTGTTCAAAAAACTAGTCCTGCCGGCCACTCTGCTGGCCGCCTTCGGTACCGCACACGGCGACGAAGGCCAGTGGCAACCCCACCAGCTGCCGCAACTGAAATCGGAACTGAAGCGCATCGGCATCCAGATCCCCGCCGAGCGCATCGCCGACCTGACGAAGCATCCGATGAGCGCCATCGTGTCGCTGGGCGGGTGCTCGGCGTCGTTCGTGTCGCCGGACGGCCTCGTGGTCACCAACCACCACTGCGCCTACGGCTCGATCCAGCGCAATGCCACGGCCGAGAAGAACTACATCGTCGATGGCTTCCTGGCGAAGACGCGCGCCGAGGAATTGCCGGGCGGCCCGAACGCGCTGGTGTACGTGACCGAGAAGGTCGAGAACGTGTCCGACCGCGTGCTGAAAGGACTGGACAACGTGGGCGGCAAGGCGCGCCACGAAGCGATCCAGGGGCGCATCAAGGCGTTGATCGCCGAATGCGAAACCGATAAATCCTACCGCTGCTCGGTGCCCGCGTTCCACCGCGGCCTGGAGTACTACCGCATCCGCCAGATGATGATCCGCGACGTGCGCCTCGTGTATGCGCCGGCGGACATGGTGGGCAACTACGGCGGCGATATCGACAACTACGAATGGCCACGCCACACCGGCGACTATTCGTTCCTGCGCGCGTACGTGGGCAAGGATGGCCGCCCGGCCGATCCCTCGCCGGACAACGTGCCTTACAAATCAAAGGACTTCCTCGTGGTGTCCGCCGAAGGGCTGAAGGCGGGCGATCCGATCCTGCTGGCCGGCTACCCGGGCCGCACGAGCCGCTACAAGCTGCCGGCCGAGATCCGTTTCGCGCGCAACGTGAGCTACCCTGCGATGGTCGCCGAATACCAGGCCGACCTCGACACGATCGCCGCGGCCACGAAGAACAGCAAGAACGACGAAGTGCGCTATGCATCCGTGGCGAAGTCGATCAACAACCGGATGAAGAAGACGCAGGGCCTGCTGGACGGCTTCGCGCGCAAGGACATCGCCGCCATCAAGGACGTGCAGGATGCCGACTTCCGCGGCTGGTATCAGAAGTACAGTTCGACCTTGCAGCCGAATCTTTCCCAGGCCATGCTGGCCGAGCTGGACGCGGCGATCGCTGCCGACATGGCGCTGGAACAGCAGACGTTCGCATGGAACCTGGCCACCAACTCCGACCTGTTCAAGGGCGCCCGCACGCTGTATCGCCTGGCGCTGGAGCGCAGGAAGCCGGACGCGCAGCGTGAATCCGGCTACCAGGACCGCGACCTCGCCATGATCCAGGCCCGCCTGGCGCGCCTGGAACAGTCGTACGTGGGCAGCGTCGACCAGGCCCGCTTCACGGCTGGCCTGCAGCGCTATGCAAAGCTGCCGGCGGCATTCCACCCGCAAGGCCTCGATGCGCTGCTGCCGGCCGTGGGCGACGTGCCCGCGCTGTATCAAAAGTCGACGCTGGGCGATACGAAGACGCGCCTGGCGCTGATCGACGCCGATGCCGCCGCGCTGGAAAAATCCGACGACCCGTTCATGCAACTGGCCGTGAAGATGCATGCGTTCGCGCTGGCGCTGGAAGAGCGCACGAAGGAGTCGGAAGGCAACCTGGAAAAGGTGATCCCGCAATACATGAGCGCCGTGATCGCCTGGAAGAAGTCGCAGGGCAAGCCGGTGTACCCGGATGCCAACTCGACGCTGCGCGTGACCTACGGCACCGTGGATGCCTATTCGCCGAAGGACGGCATCACGAAAGGGCCGTTCACGACGGTCGAAGGCATCGTGGAAAAGCACACGGGCAAGGATCCGTTCAACGCACCAAAGGCCTTGCTCGATGCGGTGAAGGCAAAACGCTACGGCCAGTTCCGGGACCCGGTGCTGGGTACCGTGCCGGTGAACTTCCTGTCCAGCGCCGACACCACCGGCGGCAATTCCGGCTCCGCGATCGTCAACAAGCGCGGCGAACTGGTCGGCCTGAACTTCGATTCGACGTATGAATCGATCACGAAGGACTGGTACTTCGACACGGCGATCACGCGCGCGATCCACCTCGACGTGCGCTACATGCTGTGGGTGATGAAGGAAGTCGACGGTGCCGACAACCTGCTGAAGGAAATGACGATCAGGTATCCGAAGAAGTAA
- a CDS encoding DUF1810 domain-containing protein — MPFNLDRFIAAQDRIYDDVLRELRAGRKTSHWMWFIFPQLQGLGRSETAQYYGIASLDEARAYLAHPVLGARLRECTALVNAHGGTRIDTILGHVDALKFRSSMTLFAAAAVGDAPFATALATFHDGEADQATVELLDK; from the coding sequence ATGCCATTCAATCTCGACCGCTTCATCGCCGCCCAGGACCGCATTTATGACGACGTGCTGCGCGAACTGCGCGCGGGGCGCAAGACCAGCCACTGGATGTGGTTCATCTTTCCCCAGCTGCAGGGGCTGGGCCGCTCGGAAACGGCGCAGTATTATGGTATTGCCTCGCTCGACGAGGCGCGCGCCTATCTCGCGCACCCTGTCCTTGGCGCGCGGCTGCGTGAATGCACGGCCCTCGTCAACGCGCATGGGGGCACGCGGATCGACACGATCCTGGGCCATGTGGACGCGCTGAAGTTTCGCTCGTCGATGACATTGTTTGCGGCGGCGGCCGTGGGCGATGCTCCCTTTGCCACGGCGCTGGCAACCTTCCACGATGGCGAAGCGGACCAGGCCACGGTTGAGCTGCTCGACAAGTGA
- a CDS encoding TonB-dependent siderophore receptor encodes MNKTTFSAAALAIAQAFPAFAQQADEPAMTEVVVTAVRGTAETASVAGFSERPLLLTPTSVSVITREQMQALNIRSTTDAARYDASISDAYNAVGYAEQFSIRGFKLDNANSYRKDGLAISADTQIPLENKESIEVLKGLAGITAGVAAPGGVVNYVTKRPTSTTLRSVLFEVSERGTLLGTVDLGGRFDDRRFGYRINVAGERLRSWVDGADGRRSFVSGAFDWQISPQALLQVDADYQKKSQVSAPGFQLINGVSLPVVDADTLLNDQPWSYPVATESMNFGARFLYQLAPDWKFEVKANRHVFKRDDYTAFPYGCGAELLWPGFCGNGDYDVYDYRSLDEQKKPLTAQAMLQGRFATGTVTHDLSTGFAFYGNKESWGDDVYEWAGTSNIYRPVVVPPRSDLETGPASVRRKDNERALFVQDIVGITSELTLHAGARYVKLKRDELGVAPSSANFWLPNVALVYSPRSNVALYATYARGLQHGGIAPLGTINEDRALAPSKSKQVEIGAKAELNGISYTAALFQIEKGLEYTDAANTFVRNGQAEHRGFEFSAQGKATRELTIGASLAALSTQQGGTGQSFYDGKRVTNVPAIRSTVFAEYALSPAFKVNGDWQFAGKKAFDEENTVFVPKYHLVNFGTSYVTRVNGMPLVVRAQVRNALDKFYWRDVTPDLGGYLMPGLGRTFRVSAQLNF; translated from the coding sequence ATGAACAAGACCACTTTTTCCGCCGCCGCGCTGGCCATCGCGCAGGCTTTTCCCGCTTTCGCCCAGCAAGCCGATGAACCCGCGATGACCGAGGTCGTCGTCACCGCCGTGCGCGGCACGGCGGAAACCGCTTCCGTCGCCGGCTTCTCGGAACGGCCGCTGCTGCTGACGCCCACGTCCGTCAGCGTGATCACGCGCGAGCAGATGCAGGCGCTGAACATCCGCTCCACCACCGATGCGGCGCGCTACGACGCGAGCATCAGCGATGCCTACAACGCCGTGGGCTATGCCGAGCAATTCTCGATCCGCGGCTTCAAGCTGGACAATGCGAACAGCTATCGCAAGGATGGCCTGGCGATTTCGGCCGACACCCAGATCCCGCTGGAAAACAAGGAAAGCATCGAAGTGCTGAAGGGCCTGGCGGGCATCACGGCCGGCGTGGCGGCGCCGGGCGGCGTGGTCAACTACGTCACCAAGCGCCCCACCAGCACGACGTTGCGCTCCGTGCTGTTCGAAGTGAGCGAGCGCGGCACCCTGCTGGGCACCGTGGACCTAGGCGGCCGCTTCGACGATCGCCGCTTCGGCTACCGCATCAACGTGGCCGGCGAACGGCTGCGCTCGTGGGTGGATGGCGCGGACGGCCGCCGCAGCTTTGTTTCCGGCGCGTTCGACTGGCAGATTTCGCCGCAGGCGCTGTTGCAGGTCGATGCCGACTACCAGAAGAAATCGCAGGTGTCGGCACCCGGCTTCCAGCTGATCAATGGCGTGTCGCTGCCGGTCGTCGATGCCGACACGCTGCTCAACGACCAGCCATGGAGCTACCCGGTGGCCACCGAAAGCATGAACTTCGGCGCCCGTTTCCTGTACCAGCTGGCGCCGGACTGGAAGTTCGAAGTGAAGGCGAACCGCCACGTATTCAAGCGTGACGACTACACGGCCTTCCCCTATGGCTGCGGGGCCGAGCTGCTGTGGCCCGGCTTCTGCGGCAATGGCGACTACGACGTGTATGACTACCGCAGCCTCGATGAACAGAAGAAGCCGCTCACCGCGCAGGCAATGCTGCAGGGCCGCTTCGCCACCGGCACCGTGACGCACGACCTGTCGACCGGTTTCGCCTTCTACGGCAACAAGGAAAGCTGGGGCGACGATGTCTATGAATGGGCCGGCACCAGCAACATCTACCGCCCCGTGGTGGTGCCGCCGCGGAGCGACCTGGAAACGGGCCCCGCATCGGTGCGCCGCAAGGACAACGAGCGCGCATTGTTCGTGCAGGACATCGTCGGCATCACGAGCGAACTGACCCTGCACGCGGGCGCGCGCTACGTGAAACTGAAGCGCGATGAACTGGGCGTGGCGCCGAGCAGCGCCAACTTCTGGCTGCCGAACGTGGCGCTGGTCTACAGCCCGCGCAGCAACGTGGCGCTGTACGCCACCTACGCGCGCGGCCTCCAGCACGGCGGCATCGCGCCGCTCGGCACCATCAACGAAGACCGTGCACTGGCACCGTCGAAGTCGAAGCAGGTGGAAATCGGCGCCAAGGCCGAGTTGAACGGCATCAGTTATACGGCCGCCCTGTTCCAGATCGAGAAGGGCCTGGAATACACCGACGCCGCCAATACCTTCGTGCGCAACGGCCAGGCCGAGCACCGCGGCTTTGAATTCTCCGCGCAGGGCAAGGCCACGCGAGAACTGACGATCGGCGCCTCGCTGGCCGCATTGAGCACGCAGCAGGGCGGCACCGGACAGAGCTTCTACGACGGCAAGCGCGTGACGAACGTGCCTGCCATCCGTTCGACGGTATTCGCCGAATATGCGCTGTCGCCGGCCTTTAAGGTGAACGGCGACTGGCAATTCGCCGGCAAGAAAGCGTTTGACGAGGAAAACACGGTATTCGTGCCGAAGTACCACTTGGTGAACTTCGGCACGTCGTACGTCACTCGCGTCAACGGCATGCCGCTGGTCGTGCGCGCGCAGGTGCGCAACGCGCTGGACAAGTTCTACTGGCGCGATGTGACGCCCGACCTGGGCGGCTACCTGATGCCTGGGCTGGGACGCACGTTCCGGGTGTCGGCGCAGCTGAACTTCTGA
- a CDS encoding PEP-CTERM sorting domain-containing protein, translating to MQCKDVPGWARAAAATVLLCAASGSAIADTYRITTRAAGDNGLFSLGSMFELPGPEATGPYEWRLTTEFSTPEFEHGGQIAQVVAFDVAMSLELTVGGAHYSTVQDNAIVRLQYFSSFQGGPLYDMRYSVYFTPPQTANHAQLTQSFLIDPMLLAPADLLSPVSLAIPQIASAAFEADSYYQDLDNYLFLGFAHGAATTFSYEVSMVPEPASYAMTLLGCAVVAGAAWRRRAAA from the coding sequence ATGCAATGCAAGGATGTTCCGGGATGGGCCAGGGCTGCCGCCGCCACCGTGCTGCTGTGTGCCGCCTCAGGCAGTGCCATTGCCGATACCTATCGCATCACCACGCGCGCCGCGGGCGACAATGGATTGTTTTCCCTGGGTTCGATGTTCGAGCTTCCGGGGCCGGAAGCCACCGGGCCCTATGAATGGCGCCTGACCACCGAATTCAGCACTCCCGAATTCGAGCACGGAGGGCAGATCGCCCAGGTGGTCGCCTTCGATGTGGCCATGTCACTGGAACTGACGGTAGGGGGAGCGCACTATTCGACGGTGCAGGACAACGCGATCGTCCGGCTCCAGTACTTTTCTTCCTTCCAGGGCGGACCGTTGTACGACATGCGCTACAGCGTCTACTTCACGCCGCCCCAGACCGCCAATCACGCCCAGCTGACGCAGTCGTTCCTGATCGACCCGATGCTGCTGGCGCCTGCCGACCTGCTCAGTCCCGTTTCGCTGGCGATACCGCAGATCGCGTCGGCAGCTTTCGAGGCCGACAGCTACTACCAGGATCTCGATAATTACCTGTTCCTCGGCTTCGCACACGGCGCCGCCACGACGTTTTCCTATGAAGTCTCGATGGTGCCCGAACCGGCATCCTATGCAATGACATTGCTGGGCTGCGCGGTCGTGGCGGGGGCGGCGTGGCGGCGCCGCGCGGCGGCGTAG
- the pnuC gene encoding nicotinamide riboside transporter PnuC: protein MNESLNLLGLSTTPLELLSFVLSIATVWLNIRQNHWAWLFAILSSALYGVVFFQSKLYGDMGLQLVFITVSFWGWYQWLHGDDTHARLPVTGLSWAGSGAAALGWIMGFIALAWFLMSFTDTDVPFADGFLTAGSLVGQLLLSRKKLENWHVWIIVDVLYVALYVHKGLMLTAVLYGLFVVMATIGLLAWRKSMLAEAMGDEPASKAMVLR, encoded by the coding sequence ATGAACGAATCCCTCAACCTGCTCGGCTTGTCCACCACGCCGCTCGAACTGCTGTCCTTTGTGCTGTCGATCGCCACCGTCTGGCTGAACATCCGCCAGAACCACTGGGCGTGGCTGTTCGCGATCCTGTCTTCCGCGCTGTACGGCGTGGTGTTCTTCCAATCGAAGCTGTATGGCGACATGGGGTTGCAGCTGGTGTTCATCACGGTGTCGTTCTGGGGCTGGTACCAGTGGCTGCATGGCGACGACACGCATGCGCGCCTGCCGGTGACGGGGCTGTCGTGGGCGGGCAGCGGAGCGGCGGCGCTCGGCTGGATCATGGGCTTCATCGCGCTGGCGTGGTTCCTGATGTCGTTTACCGATACCGACGTGCCGTTCGCGGACGGCTTCCTCACCGCGGGCAGCCTGGTGGGGCAGTTGCTGCTGTCCCGGAAAAAGCTGGAGAACTGGCATGTGTGGATCATCGTCGACGTGCTCTACGTGGCGCTGTACGTGCACAAGGGCCTCATGCTGACGGCCGTGCTGTATGGACTGTTCGTGGTGATGGCCACGATCGGCCTGCTGGCATGGCGCAAGTCGATGCTGGCCGAAGCGATGGGTGACGAGCCTGCCAGCAAGGCAATGGTGCTGCGATGA
- a CDS encoding AAA family ATPase, with the protein MKTMRIAIVGSASSGKTTLAQALAERYRDVWVPEYLREFVELRRRVPVEGDQLHIAETQAAREDLAMARAGRFVFCDTTPLMTAVYSRHYFGRVDPRLEQLVAARRYDVTLACAPDIPWTPDGLCREPEDQSAPVNAILAEELAARAIAHVRIHGPLEERLRQVEEVLGRG; encoded by the coding sequence ATGAAGACGATGCGCATCGCGATCGTCGGCAGTGCTTCTTCGGGCAAGACGACGCTGGCCCAGGCGCTGGCCGAACGCTACCGCGACGTGTGGGTGCCGGAATACCTGCGCGAATTCGTCGAGCTGCGCCGGCGCGTGCCGGTGGAGGGCGACCAGCTGCACATCGCCGAAACGCAGGCCGCGCGCGAAGATCTCGCCATGGCGCGCGCCGGGCGCTTCGTGTTCTGCGATACCACGCCGCTGATGACGGCCGTGTACAGCCGCCATTACTTCGGTCGCGTCGACCCGCGCCTGGAACAGCTGGTGGCGGCGCGGCGCTACGATGTCACGCTGGCCTGCGCGCCGGACATCCCATGGACACCGGATGGCCTGTGCCGCGAGCCGGAAGACCAGAGTGCGCCGGTGAATGCGATCCTGGCCGAGGAACTGGCCGCGCGCGCGATCGCGCACGTGCGTATCCACGGGCCGCTCGAAGAGCGGCTGCGGCAGGTGGAAGAGGTGCTCGGCCGCGGCTGA
- a CDS encoding Imm26 family immunity protein produces the protein MKQPYHEGSWFAVPLINGGYAAGLVARMSPQGKIMLAYLFGPRRAVMPTLADVLALKAGDAVKAIRTGDMALANGRWPVLGEAEHFDRNDWPVPVFIRRSDALKRAWQATYADDPAKPEREVSVPYETAGLESDSLFGYGSTELLLTKLLE, from the coding sequence ATGAAGCAGCCGTATCACGAAGGAAGCTGGTTTGCCGTCCCCCTGATCAATGGCGGTTACGCGGCCGGGCTCGTTGCCCGCATGTCCCCGCAGGGGAAGATCATGCTGGCCTACCTGTTCGGGCCCAGGCGCGCCGTGATGCCCACGCTGGCCGACGTGCTGGCGCTGAAGGCGGGCGATGCCGTCAAGGCCATCCGCACCGGCGACATGGCGCTGGCCAACGGCCGCTGGCCGGTGCTCGGCGAGGCCGAGCATTTCGACCGCAACGACTGGCCGGTGCCGGTGTTCATCCGCCGCTCCGATGCGCTGAAGCGGGCCTGGCAGGCCACCTACGCGGACGACCCGGCCAAGCCGGAGCGCGAAGTGTCGGTGCCGTATGAAACGGCGGGCCTGGAAAGCGATTCGCTGTTCGGCTATGGATCGACCGAACTGCTGCTGACCAAGCTGCTGGAATAG